One Candidatus Scalindua japonica genomic region harbors:
- a CDS encoding class I SAM-dependent methyltransferase, which translates to MDPVSIYLQKYVNTLCIGKKVLEIGCGKESIFSVDKGKYKMLILVDKDKNHLSSWSKNRKKNQYFCIADFNYLPFRNENIDTVVSKHSLHHSFNIKKTLRSIWGCLKSNGRIILLEPCKGTFVSSFTTLRNMNDSPFENERVYSCLEWSRLFTKCNFKKLNFQNTFSLWLSHLIYASKDDPYIRQLTGHAKLLVIASSYTFKPLVKWISSILNLWMKLWGYPPVIPHFYSKSILGFEYYECLMEGSKKQSIIC; encoded by the coding sequence ATGGATCCTGTTTCAATATATTTACAAAAATATGTCAATACATTATGTATAGGCAAGAAAGTTTTGGAAATCGGATGCGGAAAAGAAAGTATTTTTTCTGTCGACAAAGGAAAATATAAGATGTTGATTCTTGTTGATAAAGATAAAAATCATTTATCCAGTTGGTCAAAAAACAGAAAAAAAAACCAATATTTCTGTATTGCGGATTTTAATTACCTCCCATTTAGAAATGAAAATATTGATACGGTTGTATCCAAACATAGTCTGCATCACTCCTTTAACATCAAGAAAACGTTAAGAAGTATTTGGGGATGCCTGAAATCCAATGGCAGGATAATCTTATTGGAACCATGTAAAGGCACTTTTGTTTCTAGTTTCACAACACTACGAAATATGAATGATTCACCATTTGAAAATGAAAGAGTTTACAGTTGTCTTGAATGGAGCAGACTATTTACAAAATGCAATTTCAAAAAATTAAATTTTCAGAATACATTTTCATTGTGGTTAAGTCATCTTATTTACGCCAGCAAAGATGACCCTTATATTAGACAGTTAACAGGTCATGCAAAATTATTAGTCATTGCCTCAAGTTATACATTCAAACCGCTGGTTAAATGGATATCTTCAATCTTAAACCTATGGATGAAGCTTTGGGGATACCCACCTGTTATTCCACATTTTTATTCTAAATCAATTCTGGGCTTTGAATATTATGAATGTCTTATGGAAGGTAGCAAAAAACAGAGTATCATATGCTGA
- a CDS encoding glycosyltransferase family 4 protein, with translation MYRKKVTFIFGITHPVSNGVGNCTLSYAAALAQAGYETSVLTCLLSPEDPACEVYHGVKFFRILRYRILGSRILGIIHMATVGYLRILLHLRYTKPDIIVGMMLDYGTISAFMGSLLGIKSITNAQGSDVDEVVTTFRKLETLYALKKNNIVTTTNTEFKEKLLLRWKRKIILWPNILDENLIPETKSVSLNYGFFNIVAVGRLVRINGIETKGIGHIIKAMQGLERCNLYIFGDGPLASEYKELIKELNLEDNIILCGHQSREIMLNYFKSANVLVFPSLTEGLSMTVIEAMYSGLPVISTKVGGQADHIKDGINGFFVEKASSQSIKDKIKYLMANPDVLKTVSRNAKSYYNEHFSFKAFTKSFEKTISTFS, from the coding sequence ATGTATAGAAAAAAAGTAACTTTTATCTTTGGTATTACTCATCCGGTTTCTAACGGTGTTGGCAACTGCACACTTTCCTACGCAGCGGCACTCGCACAGGCAGGGTATGAAACTTCTGTGCTCACGTGCCTGCTGTCACCTGAAGATCCGGCATGCGAAGTTTACCATGGTGTCAAATTTTTCAGAATTCTGCGCTATAGAATACTCGGGTCACGCATTCTGGGAATTATACATATGGCAACTGTTGGTTATTTGCGTATTCTTTTACATCTAAGGTACACTAAACCGGATATCATTGTAGGCATGATGTTGGATTACGGCACTATCTCAGCTTTTATGGGAAGCTTACTCGGAATAAAATCTATAACGAATGCTCAGGGATCTGATGTTGATGAAGTGGTAACAACTTTTCGAAAGCTAGAAACTCTTTATGCGTTAAAGAAAAATAATATTGTTACCACCACTAACACAGAGTTTAAAGAAAAGTTACTTCTAAGATGGAAAAGAAAGATAATTCTATGGCCCAACATACTCGATGAAAATCTTATTCCTGAAACTAAATCAGTATCTTTAAATTATGGATTCTTTAACATTGTTGCTGTAGGAAGACTGGTTCGTATTAATGGCATAGAAACCAAGGGGATTGGGCATATAATAAAAGCCATGCAGGGGCTGGAAAGGTGCAACCTATATATTTTTGGGGATGGACCTCTTGCATCGGAATATAAAGAGCTGATAAAGGAACTGAACCTTGAAGACAATATAATCCTTTGTGGGCATCAGTCTCGTGAGATCATGCTGAATTATTTTAAGTCAGCAAACGTTCTTGTCTTTCCATCCTTAACTGAAGGCTTGAGCATGACGGTAATAGAAGCCATGTATTCGGGTTTGCCTGTAATATCGACAAAAGTAGGTGGACAAGCAGATCACATCAAAGACGGGATTAATGGTTTCTTTGTTGAAAAAGCAAGTAGTCAATCCATTAAAGACAAAATTAAATACCTTATGGCTAATCCTGATGTTTTGAAGACCGTTTCAAGGAATGCCAAATCTTATTATAATGAACATTTTTCTTTCAAGGCTTTCACAAAATCATTTGAGAAAACGATATCTACATTTTCTTAA
- a CDS encoding SPASM domain-containing protein, with protein sequence MLNFSQGKKINMLDRTLRETNLVRNYRKGVAAGRIRFPKYIFLEATNACNLSCIHCNRPLMKREVNYMDLNLFKKIMDEVGNKVLTLDLSGWGEPFSHPDIFEMIEYAKNKGVREVIGNTNITSLNNAIIEKILTSKLDTLIFSIDAASESTYQKIRIGSDFHVIHNNIAQYFASKKQLKKKGPVTVAQIILMKTNVHEAKAFKKKWNNIFDVVRISPMASLGQLRNSYQNLSLENHGDQTTHCSYPWTSMFICWNGIVTFCMNDIDGDIPLGNLNEQSLYEVWISDNFKILRDNLRNKIYTRFCRNCQEWKMCKPLTYTKTLLMELLPFQYVSLAKRIHMRLSKGILS encoded by the coding sequence ATGCTGAATTTTTCACAGGGTAAAAAAATAAATATGTTAGATAGAACACTTAGAGAGACAAACCTGGTTCGTAATTATAGGAAAGGTGTTGCTGCCGGGAGAATCCGCTTTCCGAAATATATATTCCTTGAGGCTACCAACGCATGCAATTTGTCCTGCATTCACTGTAATCGACCCTTGATGAAAAGGGAAGTAAACTATATGGACTTAAATCTTTTCAAGAAAATTATGGATGAAGTAGGGAATAAAGTATTAACACTTGATCTTAGTGGATGGGGAGAGCCATTCTCACATCCAGATATTTTTGAGATGATAGAATATGCAAAAAATAAAGGAGTAAGGGAGGTTATTGGAAATACGAATATTACAAGCCTGAATAATGCAATTATTGAAAAAATTCTAACATCTAAACTGGACACACTGATTTTCTCAATAGATGCCGCTTCTGAGTCTACTTACCAGAAAATTCGTATCGGATCAGATTTCCATGTTATTCATAATAATATTGCTCAATATTTTGCTTCTAAGAAACAATTGAAGAAAAAAGGCCCGGTTACCGTTGCACAGATAATACTCATGAAGACTAACGTTCACGAAGCAAAGGCGTTCAAGAAAAAGTGGAATAATATCTTTGATGTGGTGAGAATAAGCCCAATGGCAAGCCTGGGGCAGTTAAGAAATTCTTATCAAAACCTTAGTTTGGAAAACCATGGCGACCAGACTACTCACTGTTCATACCCATGGACATCGATGTTTATTTGCTGGAACGGTATTGTCACATTCTGCATGAATGATATTGATGGTGATATCCCTTTAGGTAATTTGAATGAACAAAGCCTATACGAAGTATGGATATCTGATAATTTTAAGATCTTACGGGATAATTTAAGAAATAAAATATATACCAGATTCTGCAGGAATTGCCAGGAATGGAAGATGTGTAAACCCTTAACATATACAAAAACATTGCTAATGGAGTTATTGCCATTCCAGTATGTTTCATTAGCTAAAAGAATACATATGAGGCTGTCTAAAGGGATTTTATCCTAG
- a CDS encoding glycosyltransferase family 4 protein has protein sequence MKILIINYEFPPLGGGAGNASYYLARHLSQMGHEIAVLTSAFHNLPREESYDGFRIFRTPVIRRKIDRCSVLEMITFVISGLFFCKTIINNFKPEKVVAFFGIPSGIIAYWMKKRFSLPYVISLRGGDVPGFFVQKLRFYHLLTKPVIKSVWKEAEHVIANSYRLYELAKQTEPYKTISVIPNGVDTDKYKPICGKHTEISKIRILTVGRLSVQKGLSNLLKACYILNQNGLQGKFTLDILGDGPSRRMLEKLSRNLHLQNAVCFTGWISRKQISIRYNTADIFVLTSLDEGMSNALLEAMASGLPVVASNLAGDNFLINEENALIVPVNNKESLSNALKQLITDDDLRKKMELNSRATAKRFSWAENARAYDSICQTQ, from the coding sequence ATGAAAATCCTGATTATAAACTATGAATTTCCTCCTTTAGGTGGCGGTGCCGGTAACGCTTCGTATTATCTGGCAAGGCATCTTTCTCAGATGGGTCATGAAATAGCTGTTTTGACATCTGCATTTCATAACCTTCCGAGGGAGGAATCATACGATGGTTTTCGTATTTTCCGCACACCTGTGATCAGAAGGAAAATTGACAGATGTTCAGTATTGGAAATGATCACCTTTGTAATAAGTGGCCTTTTTTTCTGTAAAACCATCATTAATAATTTTAAACCCGAGAAAGTAGTAGCTTTCTTTGGAATTCCCTCAGGAATAATAGCCTACTGGATGAAGAAGAGATTCAGTTTGCCATATGTTATCTCATTAAGAGGTGGAGATGTTCCTGGATTTTTTGTCCAAAAACTCAGGTTTTATCACTTGTTGACCAAGCCTGTTATTAAGAGTGTCTGGAAAGAGGCAGAACACGTTATTGCAAATTCTTACAGATTATATGAACTGGCAAAACAAACTGAACCTTATAAAACAATATCAGTTATTCCTAATGGTGTTGATACTGATAAATATAAACCAATATGCGGAAAACATACTGAAATTTCAAAAATAAGAATACTGACTGTTGGAAGGCTTTCAGTGCAGAAAGGTCTGAGTAATCTGCTGAAGGCGTGTTATATACTGAATCAGAATGGTTTACAGGGGAAATTTACCCTCGATATACTTGGTGACGGGCCATCCAGGAGAATGCTAGAAAAACTATCAAGGAATTTGCACCTGCAAAATGCTGTATGTTTCACAGGGTGGATTTCAAGGAAGCAGATATCAATAAGATACAACACGGCTGATATCTTCGTACTTACTTCTCTTGACGAAGGAATGTCTAATGCACTCTTAGAGGCAATGGCATCTGGGCTGCCTGTAGTAGCTTCAAACCTGGCGGGAGACAATTTCTTGATTAATGAGGAAAATGCCCTGATTGTTCCTGTTAATAATAAGGAATCGTTATCAAACGCGTTGAAACAATTGATAACAGATGATGATTTGAGAAAAAAAATGGAATTAAACAGCAGAGCGACAGCCAAAAGATTTTCGTGGGCAGAAAATGCCAGAGCCTATGATTCTATCTGCCAGACTCAATGA
- a CDS encoding NAD-dependent epimerase/dehydratase family protein produces the protein MISNKKTSSKLRALVTGGSGFVGSHLAERLLEYGYQVTIIDDLSTGSFENIAHLTERPDFNFAIDSITNNVVVDRLVSECDVIFHLAAAVGVKLIVEKPVHTIETNVLGTESILKAAQRYRVKVLLASTSEVYGKGNGIPFNEEDDVVLGATTRSRWSYATSKMLDEFLALAYYKEKGLPVVIFRLFNTVGPRQTGRYGMVIPRFVQQALQGKSLTVYGNGKQSRCFMHIHDAVNAILQLTMCPEAIGGVFNIGSTEEITISNLAHRTLAAINKHRTSYTTRDTESMENSEQIKFIPYEQAYNSGFEDMHQRVPDISKIQSATGWMPEKHLDNILMDVIESVNSPGEEAILLESNNNNVCTL, from the coding sequence ATGATTTCAAATAAAAAAACCAGTTCCAAATTACGTGCTTTAGTAACCGGTGGTTCCGGATTTGTCGGAAGTCATTTGGCTGAACGGCTACTAGAGTATGGTTACCAGGTAACAATTATAGATGATCTTTCAACAGGATCTTTCGAAAATATTGCCCACTTAACAGAACGACCTGACTTCAATTTTGCTATTGATTCCATCACGAACAATGTTGTAGTAGATAGATTAGTAAGCGAATGCGATGTAATTTTCCATCTTGCCGCTGCGGTGGGTGTTAAACTTATTGTGGAAAAACCGGTACACACTATAGAAACTAATGTATTAGGTACAGAGTCCATACTAAAAGCAGCGCAACGTTATCGTGTTAAAGTTCTTTTAGCTTCAACTTCTGAAGTTTACGGTAAAGGGAACGGCATTCCTTTCAATGAAGAAGATGATGTAGTCCTTGGAGCCACAACCCGTAGTAGATGGTCCTATGCCACCTCTAAGATGCTTGATGAATTTCTGGCGCTGGCATACTACAAGGAAAAAGGCCTGCCAGTTGTTATTTTCAGATTGTTCAATACCGTCGGTCCACGCCAGACAGGTCGTTATGGTATGGTAATCCCGCGGTTTGTGCAACAGGCTCTGCAAGGTAAATCTCTAACTGTTTATGGTAATGGTAAACAGTCACGATGTTTTATGCATATACATGATGCCGTTAATGCAATTCTGCAACTTACCATGTGCCCGGAGGCAATCGGCGGTGTATTTAATATAGGATCCACGGAAGAGATCACAATAAGTAATCTGGCACACAGAACCCTTGCGGCAATAAACAAGCACAGAACATCATATACAACCAGAGACACTGAATCTATGGAAAACAGTGAACAGATAAAGTTCATCCCGTATGAACAGGCTTATAATTCGGGATTTGAGGACATGCATCAACGTGTACCAGACATTTCCAAAATACAGTCGGCTACAGGGTGGATGCCAGAAAAACATCTTGATAACATACTGATGGATGTTATTGAGAGTGTTAACTCTCCAGGGGAAGAAGCAATTCTTCTGGAAAGTAATAATAATAATGTTTGTACGCTATAA
- a CDS encoding protoporphyrinogen/coproporphyrinogen oxidase: protein MKTKNIILGAGLTGLTTAYSLNEADRTYEIFEKSNSYGGLSSSLYVEKTLFDMGVHIFYFQKEHIRHLFLSLLNGEHTSQEKTVKIDLDGNLVNYPYQANLHGLPLERRIESLYSLFEAQRQQHSKCFNFKEWLISTYGEVISYDFLIPHNEKLMQMDLENVSTKWPERFFPQPDIKEIISGAFQNNDNQFHPNQYFLYPKTGGAGKMCDIFAENLNIQYNKNAININTISRTITFEDGDEVQYDNLISTIPLPVLLDILTPQLEVTESITHNLQYSSVVIIMVRVSHRSALSKDGVHWIYYPYPSIAFQRLSFSENFSPDNVPDGESGICLECILPPGPSYPQELEENCLDDLVNLGICDKDHVLDVNIKFFQYGYPIYHDKYDEDIKKVNNCLAPLQIKTTGRNGLWQYSNMEDAMNWGLENATCIIKKAMACIEKK from the coding sequence ATGAAAACAAAAAATATTATTCTCGGGGCAGGTCTCACAGGCCTTACAACAGCTTATTCGCTTAACGAAGCTGACCGCACATACGAAATTTTCGAAAAATCTAATTCATATGGTGGGCTTAGTTCATCATTATATGTGGAAAAAACACTTTTTGATATGGGTGTTCATATTTTTTATTTTCAGAAAGAACATATTCGCCATCTATTCTTATCTCTTTTAAATGGTGAACATACCAGCCAGGAAAAAACTGTTAAAATAGATTTAGATGGGAATCTCGTTAATTATCCCTATCAGGCAAATCTACACGGATTACCCTTGGAAAGAAGGATAGAATCTCTTTATAGTCTTTTTGAAGCGCAACGGCAGCAGCATAGTAAATGTTTTAATTTTAAGGAATGGTTGATAAGTACATATGGAGAAGTTATCTCTTATGATTTCCTGATACCTCATAATGAAAAACTTATGCAAATGGATCTAGAAAATGTATCAACAAAATGGCCGGAACGTTTCTTTCCACAACCTGATATTAAAGAAATTATCTCCGGTGCCTTTCAAAATAACGATAACCAGTTCCATCCAAATCAATACTTTTTATACCCAAAAACTGGTGGGGCCGGAAAGATGTGTGACATCTTCGCTGAAAACCTGAACATCCAATATAATAAAAATGCTATTAATATTAACACTATATCTAGAACAATTACCTTCGAAGATGGAGATGAAGTACAATATGATAATCTTATCTCAACAATTCCTTTACCTGTATTACTGGATATTTTAACACCTCAATTGGAAGTCACAGAATCTATAACCCATAATCTGCAATACTCTTCCGTCGTTATAATTATGGTGAGAGTTTCACACCGTTCAGCATTGTCTAAGGATGGAGTACATTGGATTTATTATCCGTACCCTTCTATAGCCTTCCAGAGATTATCTTTTTCAGAAAACTTTTCTCCTGATAATGTTCCTGATGGCGAAAGCGGAATATGCCTGGAATGCATTCTTCCTCCAGGACCTTCATATCCACAGGAATTAGAAGAAAATTGTTTAGATGATCTGGTAAATCTTGGTATATGTGACAAAGATCATGTTTTGGATGTTAACATTAAATTCTTTCAATACGGATATCCGATTTATCACGACAAATACGATGAAGATATAAAGAAAGTGAATAATTGTTTAGCTCCTTTACAGATCAAAACGACCGGTCGTAATGGATTATGGCAGTATTCAAACATGGAAGACGCAATGAACTGGGGACTGGAAAACGCAACTTGTATTATTAAGAAAGCCATGGCATGTATAGAAAAAAAGTAA
- a CDS encoding sulfotransferase domain-containing protein, producing MKTVYLHIGLHKTGTTAIQWFLFSIMNLLKEDASAFYETKSVGLVNEIYRKVHGSESDLDAILNEISMKYNNLHERTIIISNEELSGTTRTGYKDSGLLANVIKYIFRDFNVKICVFVRRQDTFLESFYVHGLKVGLYQHSFHEYLNRIDRYAFNWYTLLEKYEQLFGYENMTVIPYEELAKDNTKVIKHFFESINVNITTKNIKLPYARPGLSEKGLEIVKRCHPILNNEEKELLRFFLEDKFPRPIDKPNEYLTVCEREDILNYYKESNTEMFNKFISRYGPEIYYG from the coding sequence ATGAAGACTGTTTATTTACATATAGGTTTACACAAAACCGGTACAACAGCAATTCAATGGTTCCTTTTCAGTATTATGAATTTATTAAAGGAAGATGCTTCTGCTTTTTATGAAACGAAGAGCGTTGGTTTAGTGAATGAAATTTATCGCAAAGTACATGGATCTGAATCAGATTTAGACGCGATACTCAATGAAATTTCTATGAAATATAATAATCTACACGAAAGAACTATAATCATTAGCAATGAAGAACTTTCCGGCACGACTCGCACCGGATATAAGGATTCAGGATTATTAGCCAATGTTATTAAGTACATTTTTCGCGATTTCAACGTCAAAATATGTGTTTTTGTCAGAAGGCAGGATACCTTTTTAGAATCATTTTATGTCCATGGTTTAAAAGTCGGACTTTATCAGCATAGCTTCCATGAATACTTGAACAGAATTGATAGGTACGCTTTTAACTGGTACACATTATTAGAAAAATATGAACAATTGTTCGGGTATGAGAATATGACCGTAATCCCGTATGAAGAGTTAGCGAAAGACAATACGAAGGTAATAAAACATTTTTTTGAGTCTATAAATGTAAACATAACTACCAAAAACATTAAACTGCCATACGCGCGGCCTGGTCTTTCTGAGAAAGGATTAGAAATAGTAAAAAGATGTCATCCCATACTCAACAATGAAGAAAAGGAATTACTCAGATTCTTTCTAGAAGATAAATTCCCCAGGCCAATTGATAAACCAAACGAATATTTAACAGTTTGCGAAAGAGAAGATATATTAAATTACTATAAAGAATCAAATACTGAAATGTTTAATAAATTTATCAGTAGATACGGTCCTGAAATATACTATGGATAA
- a CDS encoding aldo/keto reductase, protein MEIIISDNRFYNLKKAVKGAITGFVLDKCTNNSIQMQNRAVMQKRRLGKTNLEVPIFSLGGQGVLEYYYWNKRADKILNHALDLGVSYIDTSPNYGKSQQYIGKYISHRRHEFVLASKTRSRDYDNILRSIEKSLNQLRTDVIDIMQIHCLDTESDFHQLFQGNYPGIKALIRLKDEGVINFIGASSDASPQYLAKALREGVLDTVLIPVNPADVHENSYIKDIIPLAREKKTGVMGMQVFASGRLPELAPDITRVQLLHYALSQDVDTVVVGVENIKHLEENVIACSRFRKPSSESIEEIEKQTEKLFHRINRYKSREVFS, encoded by the coding sequence ATGGAAATTATTATATCAGATAATCGTTTTTACAATCTAAAAAAAGCAGTTAAAGGGGCAATCACAGGATTTGTTTTAGACAAATGCACGAATAATTCTATCCAGATGCAAAATCGTGCTGTAATGCAGAAGAGAAGATTAGGAAAAACAAATCTTGAAGTCCCGATTTTTTCGTTAGGAGGCCAGGGAGTACTAGAGTACTATTATTGGAACAAAAGGGCTGATAAGATCCTGAATCACGCGCTCGATTTAGGTGTCAGTTACATAGACACGTCACCTAATTATGGTAAAAGTCAACAATACATAGGAAAGTATATTTCTCATCGACGGCATGAATTCGTTTTGGCTTCAAAAACAAGGTCCAGGGATTATGATAATATTTTGCGGTCTATCGAAAAATCACTTAATCAGTTACGTACTGATGTAATCGATATAATGCAAATTCATTGTCTGGATACAGAAAGTGATTTTCATCAATTGTTTCAAGGAAATTATCCCGGTATAAAGGCACTTATCAGACTCAAAGATGAAGGGGTAATAAATTTTATTGGTGCCAGCAGTGATGCCTCTCCACAATATCTGGCCAAAGCCTTACGTGAAGGAGTCCTTGACACGGTATTAATACCTGTTAACCCGGCAGATGTTCATGAGAATAGTTACATTAAAGATATTATTCCCCTTGCAAGGGAAAAGAAGACTGGAGTGATGGGAATGCAGGTTTTTGCCAGCGGACGATTACCAGAATTAGCTCCTGATATCACCAGAGTTCAACTCCTTCATTATGCTCTTTCACAGGATGTAGATACCGTTGTAGTGGGTGTGGAGAACATAAAACATCTTGAAGAAAATGTAATTGCATGCAGCCGATTCCGGAAACCTTCTTCTGAAAGTATAGAGGAGATAGAGAAGCAAACAGAGAAGTTATTTCACAGAATTAATCGTTATAAATCGCGGGAAGTATTTTCCTGA